Proteins co-encoded in one Armatimonadota bacterium genomic window:
- the glgA gene encoding glycogen synthase GlgA, protein MAVLFCVAEAVPFAKAGGLADVAGALPAALRRLGHDVRVVLPCYRGVPRDGLTAIRTVHITLAGQTLEVTLLAGRGKDDVPFFFVDAPVLYDRPGIYGEEGRDYPDNLLRFAVLCRAALAIVREIWRPDLVHCHDWHTALLPAYLRWEGPRLPTLFTVHNLAHQGIFPIGEFPLTGLPPEAFTPDGVEFFGQVNVVKAGLVWADLLSTVSETYAREIQTPEYGMGLEGLLRARRADLFGVLNGVDYTQWDPATDPYLVAPYSADDLSGKARCKAALQREVGLADAPEVPLAAVIARLVPQKGIDLLLDALPALVRAGMQLVVLGTGDPAFEEALRRAERRWPASVRARIGFDEGLAHRIEAGADIFLMPSRFEPSGLNQLYSLRYGTVPVVRRTGGLADSVVDLTPQTLQEGRATGFVFDAYTVDAFLAAVGRALAAYRDPGLWRWLQQTGMRLDFSWDRAAERYVALYALTQERAASRVG, encoded by the coding sequence ATGGCCGTGCTGTTCTGCGTGGCCGAGGCTGTCCCGTTCGCCAAGGCCGGAGGACTGGCCGATGTCGCGGGCGCGCTGCCCGCGGCGCTGCGCCGCCTGGGACACGACGTGAGGGTGGTGCTCCCGTGCTACCGCGGCGTCCCCCGAGACGGCCTGACGGCGATCCGGACGGTGCACATCACGCTGGCCGGGCAGACGCTCGAGGTGACCCTCCTGGCGGGTCGGGGCAAGGACGACGTGCCGTTCTTCTTCGTCGACGCGCCTGTGCTCTACGACCGGCCGGGCATCTACGGGGAAGAGGGCCGCGACTACCCCGACAACCTACTGCGCTTCGCGGTACTCTGTCGGGCGGCGCTCGCCATCGTCCGGGAGATCTGGAGGCCCGACCTCGTGCACTGCCACGACTGGCACACGGCGCTGCTGCCCGCCTACCTGCGCTGGGAAGGGCCCCGGCTGCCGACGCTGTTCACCGTCCACAACCTCGCGCACCAGGGGATCTTCCCCATCGGCGAGTTTCCCCTGACGGGCCTGCCGCCGGAGGCGTTCACACCCGACGGCGTGGAGTTCTTCGGCCAGGTGAACGTGGTGAAGGCGGGGCTGGTCTGGGCCGATCTGCTGAGCACGGTCAGCGAGACCTACGCCCGCGAGATCCAGACGCCCGAGTACGGCATGGGTCTGGAGGGACTGCTGCGCGCCCGGCGCGCGGACCTGTTCGGCGTGCTCAACGGCGTGGACTACACGCAGTGGGATCCCGCGACCGACCCCTACCTGGTGGCCCCCTACTCCGCCGACGACCTGTCGGGCAAAGCGCGCTGCAAGGCCGCCCTGCAGCGGGAGGTGGGGCTGGCTGATGCGCCGGAGGTGCCGCTGGCGGCGGTGATCGCCCGCCTGGTACCGCAAAAGGGGATCGACCTACTCCTCGACGCGCTGCCGGCCCTGGTGCGGGCGGGAATGCAGCTGGTGGTGCTCGGGACCGGCGACCCCGCGTTCGAGGAAGCGCTGCGTCGGGCCGAGCGCCGGTGGCCGGCGTCCGTGCGCGCGCGGATCGGCTTCGACGAGGGCCTGGCGCACCGCATCGAAGCCGGCGCCGACATCTTCCTGATGCCGTCGCGCTTCGAGCCCTCAGGGCTCAACCAGCTCTACAGCCTGCGCTACGGTACGGTGCCCGTCGTCCGCCGTACCGGCGGGCTCGCCGACAGCGTGGTGGACCTGACGCCGCAGACGCTGCAGGAAGGGCGCGCCACCGGGTTCGTGTTCGACGCCTACACGGTCGACGCGTTCCTGGCGGCGGTCGGCCGCGCTCTGGCCGCCTACCGCGATCCCGGCCTGTGGCGGTGGCTGCAGCAGACCGGGATGCGCCTGGATTTCTCGTGGGATCGGGCGGCGGAACGCTACGTCGCACTGTACGCCCTGACCCAGGAGCGGGCCGCAAGCCGCGTGGGGTAG
- a CDS encoding LUD domain-containing protein produces MSRDGVLGRVRAALAAARAQDTARGAAAAPMELPALPAAQALADPVGLFVERGRAVAATVEVCASVDDAAAQAAAWLAGRGAQRLAAWDDPEIWAVVAQLAARGFEVVAPGAPVEVVAQADAGLTGAAWGIAESASLVLPADRRRPRTFSLLPPLHVAVLRADRIVPDLAAWCARLAAEEQLGGAGRPGAGPPDAGPPGAGALSGAAAGGGAKLPSALALVTGPSRSADIGLVPVQGAHGPMEVAVFVVPGP; encoded by the coding sequence GTGAGCCGCGACGGCGTGCTGGGCCGCGTGCGGGCCGCGCTGGCGGCGGCGCGGGCGCAGGACACCGCGCGCGGCGCTGCTGCAGCGCCGATGGAGCTCCCGGCGCTTCCCGCTGCCCAGGCGCTGGCGGACCCGGTCGGCCTGTTCGTCGAGCGTGGCCGCGCCGTGGCCGCCACGGTGGAGGTCTGCGCGTCGGTGGATGACGCGGCAGCGCAGGCCGCGGCATGGCTCGCCGGCCGTGGAGCCCAGCGCCTCGCCGCCTGGGACGATCCAGAGATCTGGGCAGTGGTGGCCCAGCTGGCTGCCCGCGGTTTCGAGGTCGTCGCACCCGGCGCGCCGGTCGAGGTGGTGGCGCAGGCCGATGCCGGGCTCACCGGCGCGGCGTGGGGCATCGCCGAGAGCGCGTCGCTGGTGCTGCCCGCCGACCGGCGGCGCCCGCGGACATTCTCGCTGCTGCCGCCGCTGCACGTGGCGGTGCTGCGCGCCGACCGCATCGTGCCCGACCTGGCCGCGTGGTGTGCGCGGCTCGCTGCGGAAGAGCAGCTGGGTGGCGCTGGTCGTCCGGGTGCTGGCCCTCCGGATGCTGGTCCTCCGGGTGCCGGTGCCCTTTCGGGTGCTGCTGCAGGCGGGGGCGCGAAGCTGCCGTCGGCGCTGGCGCTCGTCACGGGCCCAAGCCGCAGCGCCGACATCGGGCTGGTGCCGGTGCAGGGTGCCCACGGGCCGATGGAGGTCGCGGTGTTCGTGGTGCCGGGCCCGTGA
- a CDS encoding (Fe-S)-binding protein codes for MRTVALFVTCLVDQLFPQIGEAAVCVLERAGCAVRFPAAQTCCGQATFNDGFWDDARTLAARFLDVFADAPAVVAPSASCAVMVREWYPRLFRDDPTRAARAAALAGRTYELSAFLVRVLERTDLGARFDAAVAYHPACHGLRGLGLREEPLRLLRAVRDLRLVELPRAEECCGFGGLFSVTFAAASGAMLASKLDALEASGADVVTATDASCLMHLAGGLARRGSRVRAVHLAEILAAT; via the coding sequence GTGCGCACCGTCGCCCTCTTCGTCACCTGTCTCGTCGACCAGCTGTTCCCGCAGATCGGCGAGGCCGCAGTTTGCGTGCTGGAGCGCGCGGGCTGCGCCGTCAGGTTCCCGGCCGCCCAGACCTGCTGCGGGCAGGCCACGTTCAACGACGGCTTCTGGGACGACGCCCGGACGCTGGCCGCGCGTTTCCTCGACGTGTTCGCCGACGCGCCCGCGGTCGTAGCCCCCTCGGCGTCGTGCGCCGTGATGGTGCGCGAGTGGTACCCGCGGCTGTTCCGCGACGACCCGACGCGGGCGGCGCGCGCAGCGGCCCTGGCCGGGCGCACCTACGAGTTGAGCGCGTTCCTGGTGCGCGTGCTGGAGCGCACTGACCTGGGAGCGCGCTTCGACGCCGCGGTCGCCTACCACCCTGCCTGCCACGGGCTGCGGGGGCTCGGGCTGCGTGAGGAGCCGCTGCGGCTGCTGCGGGCCGTCCGCGACCTGCGCCTGGTGGAGCTACCCCGGGCGGAGGAGTGCTGCGGGTTCGGCGGACTCTTTTCGGTGACGTTCGCGGCCGCCTCGGGCGCGATGCTGGCCAGCAAACTCGATGCCCTCGAGGCCAGCGGCGCCGACGTCGTCACCGCTACCGACGCCTCGTGCCTGATGCACCTGGCGGGCGGGCTCGCGCGCCGCGGCAGCCGGGTGCGCGCGGTGCACCTGGCGGAGATCCTGGCGGCCACATGA
- a CDS encoding LutB/LldF family L-lactate oxidation iron-sulfur protein yields the protein MSPVQATGGGSQPVAVPDAGDHAVQPRIDVRGNLARALRDPTLQTALGRALPGFRRMRAGAVAEVPEWESLRQLAAQIKDHTLAHLDRYLAQLEAAVATAGGQVHWADDAVEARRVIVALARARGVQRVVKSKSMVTEEIGLNAALEAAGVRVVETDLGEYVLQLAGEAPSHLIAPMLHKPIEAVSELFAARLGAPRSTRAEELNRVARTALRGEFLAAPMGITGVNFAVAETGTLVLVENEGNARLVTACPRIHVAVMGIEKVLPRLADLGVFLRLLARSATGQRASVYVSLLTGPRRPGETDGPEELHLVLVDNGRTRLLADPDLREALRCIRCGACLNVCPIFERAGGHAYGSVYAGPIGAVLTPALWGLEPAHELPFASTLCGACGEVCPVRIDLPRLLLELRARAVRAGLVDRTDRLVARLWTSVMRSPTRLQLAGWLARVLQWPLVRHGRIDWLPPPLAGWTAYRSAPPLAAVPFRARWRLRRGSGA from the coding sequence ATGAGCCCCGTCCAGGCCACTGGTGGCGGCAGCCAGCCGGTGGCCGTCCCAGACGCCGGCGACCACGCCGTGCAGCCGCGCATCGACGTGCGCGGCAACCTAGCGCGCGCGCTGCGTGACCCCACGCTGCAAACCGCGCTCGGCCGGGCGCTGCCGGGGTTCCGGCGCATGCGGGCCGGCGCGGTGGCCGAGGTGCCCGAGTGGGAGTCGCTGCGCCAGCTCGCTGCCCAGATCAAGGACCACACCCTGGCCCACCTCGACCGCTACCTCGCGCAGCTGGAGGCTGCCGTCGCGACCGCGGGCGGCCAGGTGCACTGGGCGGACGATGCGGTCGAGGCGCGACGCGTCATCGTCGCCCTGGCGCGGGCACGCGGGGTGCAGCGCGTGGTGAAGAGCAAGTCCATGGTCACCGAGGAGATCGGCCTGAACGCCGCGCTGGAGGCCGCGGGCGTGCGGGTGGTCGAGACCGACCTGGGCGAGTACGTGCTGCAGCTCGCCGGCGAGGCCCCCAGCCACCTCATCGCCCCGATGCTGCACAAGCCCATCGAGGCTGTCAGCGAGCTGTTCGCCGCCAGGCTGGGCGCACCGCGCTCCACCCGGGCCGAGGAGCTGAACCGGGTGGCCCGCACGGCGCTGCGGGGCGAGTTCCTGGCCGCCCCGATGGGCATCACCGGCGTCAACTTCGCGGTGGCCGAGACCGGCACGCTCGTGCTGGTGGAGAACGAGGGCAACGCGCGCCTGGTCACCGCGTGCCCGCGCATCCACGTGGCGGTGATGGGCATCGAGAAGGTGCTGCCGCGCCTGGCCGATCTGGGAGTCTTCCTGCGGCTGCTGGCCCGCAGTGCCACCGGGCAGCGCGCCAGCGTCTACGTCTCGCTGCTGACCGGGCCGCGGCGGCCCGGCGAGACCGACGGCCCCGAGGAGCTGCACCTGGTGCTGGTGGACAACGGCCGCACGCGCCTGCTGGCCGATCCGGACCTGCGCGAGGCGCTGCGGTGCATTCGCTGCGGCGCCTGCCTCAACGTCTGCCCCATCTTCGAGCGCGCCGGCGGGCACGCCTACGGCTCGGTGTACGCCGGGCCGATCGGCGCCGTGCTCACGCCGGCCCTGTGGGGACTCGAACCCGCGCACGAGCTGCCCTTCGCCAGCACGCTGTGCGGCGCGTGCGGCGAGGTGTGTCCGGTGCGCATCGACCTGCCCCGGCTGCTGCTGGAGCTGCGGGCCCGGGCGGTGCGTGCGGGCCTGGTCGACCGCACGGATCGCCTGGTGGCCCGTCTGTGGACGTCCGTTATGCGCAGCCCCACGCGCCTCCAGCTGGCCGGGTGGCTCGCGCGGGTGCTCCAGTGGCCGCTGGTACGCCACGGCCGCATCGACTGGCTCCCCCCGCCGCTGGCAGGGTGGACCGCGTACCGCAGCGCGCCGCCGCTGGCGGCGGTGCCGTTCCGGGCGCGCTGGCGGCTGCGGCGAGGATCCGGCGCGTGA
- a CDS encoding RidA family protein gives MPVVFDTNETLGYAQAARAGNLLFVSGQVALDEQGNLVGRDDIWAQTGQVFANLRRTLEAGGSSLDQVVKLTVFVTRLEYLSMVREIRKRVFGPLGFYPASTAVVVRSLARPEWLVEIEAIAAVRDAGEG, from the coding sequence ATGCCGGTGGTGTTCGACACCAACGAGACGCTGGGGTACGCGCAGGCCGCCCGCGCGGGCAACCTGCTGTTCGTCTCCGGCCAGGTAGCGCTGGACGAGCAGGGCAACCTGGTCGGCCGCGACGACATCTGGGCGCAGACGGGGCAGGTGTTCGCCAACCTCCGGCGCACGCTGGAGGCCGGAGGCTCCAGCCTGGACCAGGTGGTGAAGCTCACGGTCTTCGTTACGCGCCTGGAGTACCTCTCGATGGTCCGCGAGATCCGCAAGCGCGTCTTCGGGCCGCTGGGCTTCTACCCGGCCAGCACGGCGGTGGTGGTGAGAAGCCTGGCCCGGCCGGAGTGGCTGGTGGAGATCGAGGCAATCGCGGCCGTCCGCGATGCCGGGGAAGGCTAG
- a CDS encoding glycerate kinase yields MRVAPALFHGETVTLRRHAAQMLEAAVAAADPAAAVARVLCREGTVLRAGGWTCDLQAVRRVVVVGAGKGAVPMAQALDALVGPQLAGGLVVTKYGHGAASGRVDVVEAGHPLPDAAGERAARRVLAMAEAAGADDLLVVVLSGGGSALLPLPAPGVALEDKVATTDLLLRSGATITEVNTVRKHLSRIKGGWLARAAAPARILTLVLSDVLGNPLDAIASGPTVPDPTTFADALAVVERYGLRARLPAAARAYLEAGAAGERPETPKPDDPAFARAHATVVGDLQLAVGAAAERARSLGYRVRTCGTAVQGEARAVGARFGEMVRDVRTAGTAEAVCLVMGGETTVTVRGGGRGGRNQEFALAAAWPLAGVPGVLVAAFGTDGTDGPTDAAGAVADGTTLERARARGLDPARALAENDTYPFFAALGDLIVTGPTRTNVNDVWLGLVAPETAP; encoded by the coding sequence ATGAGGGTCGCGCCGGCGCTCTTCCACGGCGAGACGGTCACGCTGCGGCGCCACGCGGCGCAGATGCTGGAAGCGGCCGTGGCCGCCGCCGATCCTGCGGCGGCGGTGGCGCGCGTGCTCTGCCGCGAGGGCACCGTGCTGCGCGCCGGCGGCTGGACCTGCGACCTCCAGGCCGTGCGCCGCGTGGTCGTGGTGGGGGCGGGGAAGGGTGCCGTCCCCATGGCGCAGGCACTGGACGCGCTGGTGGGGCCGCAGCTGGCGGGCGGGCTCGTGGTGACGAAGTACGGGCACGGGGCGGCGTCGGGCCGCGTCGACGTGGTCGAGGCGGGGCACCCGCTGCCCGACGCCGCGGGCGAGCGCGCCGCGCGTCGCGTGCTGGCCATGGCGGAGGCTGCAGGCGCCGACGACCTGCTCGTCGTGGTGCTGTCCGGCGGCGGCTCGGCGCTGCTGCCGCTGCCGGCGCCCGGCGTGGCCCTGGAGGACAAGGTGGCCACCACCGATCTGTTGCTGCGCAGCGGGGCCACCATCACCGAGGTGAACACGGTGCGCAAGCACCTGTCGCGGATCAAGGGCGGGTGGCTGGCGCGCGCCGCCGCGCCCGCCCGGATCCTGACGCTGGTGCTCTCCGACGTCCTGGGGAACCCGCTCGATGCCATCGCATCGGGGCCGACGGTGCCCGACCCCACCACCTTCGCCGACGCGCTGGCGGTGGTCGAGCGCTACGGTCTGCGCGCCCGCCTGCCGGCCGCTGCCCGCGCGTACCTGGAGGCGGGAGCAGCCGGGGAGCGGCCCGAGACGCCCAAGCCCGACGACCCGGCCTTCGCGCGCGCCCACGCCACGGTGGTCGGCGACCTGCAGCTGGCGGTCGGTGCCGCGGCGGAACGGGCACGGTCGCTCGGCTACCGCGTGCGGACCTGCGGCACGGCGGTGCAGGGCGAGGCGCGCGCCGTGGGCGCCCGCTTTGGTGAGATGGTGCGCGACGTCCGCACGGCCGGCACGGCTGAGGCGGTCTGCCTCGTCATGGGCGGCGAGACCACCGTGACCGTGCGCGGCGGTGGCCGCGGCGGGCGCAACCAGGAGTTTGCGCTGGCGGCGGCGTGGCCCCTGGCGGGGGTGCCCGGGGTGCTGGTCGCCGCGTTCGGCACCGACGGGACCGACGGACCCACGGACGCGGCCGGCGCCGTGGCCGATGGCACGACGCTCGAGCGGGCACGCGCGCGGGGACTCGACCCCGCCCGGGCGCTGGCCGAGAACGACACGTACCCGTTCTTTGCGGCGCTGGGCGACCTGATCGTCACCGGGCCCACGCGGACCAACGTGAACGACGTGTGGCTCGGGCTGGTCGCTCCGGAGACGGCCCCATGA